The genome window CATCAATAAGGCCATACTCCTTTGCCTCTTTCGCGCTCATGAAGTAGTCACGGTCAGTATCTACGTTGATCTTATCCAGGGGCTGCCCAGTGTGGTATGCCAGATATCCATTTAAGTTAGCCTTGTGGTGCAGCATCTCATTGGCCTAAAGAGAATAATCATAAATTAGATGGTCAGTGGCCTTCTCGTGATGCAAATAACAACTGTATTTCACTTTCTTACTCCTAGCTTACTAAAGTGTGTACTTAATTGCAGAACAAGTGTAAACCAGCTGGAcatgaaaatatagaaaataaagatTGCCGATAAACCAGCTGGACATGTTGTCCAGGTCTGGAACAAGCAGGGGCATGGTTCCACTTCAGGAATTTACCTGGATCTCAAGATCAGTCTCTTGTCCTTGGGCTCCTCCAAGAGGTTGATGGATCATTATCCTTGAGTTAGGTAAGCTGTACCGCTTTCCTGCATTACATTCACCAGTTCTATGACTTTTATACCCAAGTATGGTCAATCTAGCGGTACACTACATGTAGTATTATAGTAACAATCACTACCGTTACCTTTGGTTCCAGCACTAAGCAGAAAAGCTCCCATACTGCCAAAAGGACAACAACGGCACAAAGGCACAAAGGAACGTGTAAGAATATCAGTCAGGTAATGGAAGACAACATAGCATTAGCTGAGGCAGAACGTAATATGAAGTTAAGGTCAGAACATTCATCAGGGCACAATAAGATGAAATGGCCACAGAAAAGCAGTAATGAATGATGATGTTTACACAAAAATACTGTAAGCCTCAGACATTGATTACATCTCTTCATTATATCCAAGCCACTATTGTATAATAACAGCCAGTTACACTGAAGACTAGGAACCGCATGTTCTAAATTAATCCTACTTGCCAGCATAGCTCATTCTGACCTTTTGCTTATAGCAGAAGCCTACTGAAATTAGAATTACAATTAAATTATTGTAGATTTTTATGCTAATAATTAATGAGCAATCTCACCACAAATGGTCGATTTGGAGAATAACAAAACCTCAACTAAAGTAAGAACACAAAATGAAACAGACCACTGTTGCTGAAATCAGTATGAAATTCACAGCCATACAGTTCGAGACAATCTTCTTGATGAAAGAGATATTAGGTTAGAAAACCAAAGCCATGTAAATTTATTTGCTACAAGAGCTAAACAAAAATCAACGTACAATGTGGAGTGTGGACGCTACAGCAACATAAACATGAACTCATCAACCCAAAATCCCAGAATTGGCAAAGTATACTGAATTGAACATTCCAGTTACCACTAAAGACTAAATGTGTTTCCCACAtcctgaaaacaaaattgcacaGGCAAAGATAAACAGCTGGTATGCTCAGATGGGGGATACAGTCCCAAACAGGAACTGCAACATAAACTTAAACAATTAAACATAGAGGTGAAGGTCATATAACGTGCAAAGCACGTAAATTTGAATCAATCGCCGATCATTCAACATAAATGTATGGATAAGAAGTATGTATTCAGTACCTTGCTGCTAGTCCAATACAAACAGTGGAAACATCAGGCCTGATATGCTTCATTGTATCAAATATAGCCATCCCTAATAGAAGAAAATGCATTCATGATTTAACTGAAGTAACTGATGCAAGCATAAAATGTATCTATGCTAACAAATTTGTACAATGAGTTATTACCAGCTGTCACTGACCCTCCAGGTGAGTTCACATACATAATGATATCCTACAAGAAAATTGACAAGAATCAAGCACTAGATGGAAGTAAGAACCCACGTTTGAATATATGATGTCATGGAAGTAGATCCCCAATGCTAGATGAAATGGCAACATTGGCCCcacataaaaataaataagttCAGAGGTCACAATTGTATAACACAATTTCAAGCCTACCTAGGAAGCTAGAAATCCAAGCAACTAAGAAAATTACAAATTATTAAGGGTGTGGGTATTTCACTGTCCAGTACTCCAGTATGAACAAATAAAGGACCATTTCAGCATAAGCACACTAATCACATGGGAATTACAGAGTCAAATAGTTTTCCCCCTTCATTCTCACCTTAGTGGGATTGATGGCGTCAAGATAAAGCAGTTGGGCGACAATAATGTTTGCCATATCATCCTCCACAGGCCCACCGCAACGGATAATCCTCTGAACAAGAAAAGGCATAGTCACACACCACACATTAATTCCAATAAAATCCCAATTACAAGGAGGCAAAACACTTCTACACAATCCAGTACTGTCATACATGCTGGAAGAGCTGGCTGACGACGCTCTGGAACCGCTCCATCACCATTGGCGACGGCCCGCGCTCCTGCCCCGCCGCATACTCCACCGGGAAGTAGGGCGATCTCGGCACCACCAAGTCATCCctaccacacacacacacccacaAAAGCAGCATCAGCACCCTACGACCCAAAAGAAACCCACTCTGACCCACCACCCACAGGACGAAGAATACGCGTCAGATTGTACCTGATCGACCAAATCCCGTGCCGCTGTGCAGCTCCGTAAGGCCTCGCGCCCCTGACGGAGGCCGCGGCGGTCACGGCGCGAGCGCACCTCCTGTTCCTGCGAGACGAAGATGGAAACGGTTAGGGCACGGAGGCCGCAAGAGGAAGGCGAAGGAAGAACACGGGTGGGAGGGCGAACCTGCGGAATGGGAAGGATTTGGGGGTGGGTGTGGTGTTCGTGTTCGGGCGGAGGAGAGGGGCAGTCAGCGACGAGGATGCGGCGGCGGTGGTCGCCATGATGGGAGCTCGCGTGGGGTGGGGTTTTGAGCGGAGAGGGCTTTGGTTGGGCGTTGCGCCTTCTTATCCGCGAGTGgtaagagaagagaagaagactCGCTTCACTGGGGGAGTGAGTGAAGACATGTAGGGGTGGGCGTTCATGTATATTCGAATTTTTAGTTTGGGTATTTtgagtattttgaattttggtttTCTAAAATTAGTATCTAAAATATGTTTCAAAAATTCGATACTGAAATTTTGGTTTGGTATTCGAAATACCCAAGTTTCTTATATGATactccttttattattttggtttgatgttttagatttatgcatagttattaagaaaaagaaaaaaagtaaaaacTTACTACATACCCTTAGTAAAGTTGTCGCTTACTATCTTATCAAATTTGTTTGTCCTAAACTAACTATATTGACTGATGCAATGAAATTGAGTTTCATAATCTTGTATAATATTTCACAATTCACACACTAAACGAGGAAACATGTGCTATAggaacatatatgtatatgtctcTTCTCGAAACAGtataacatcaaataaaaagaataatttTTCTCTCCAAAAATACTAAATGAAAAGAACATAATGATATTTCGAATACCCGAGGAACATAAAACAAAACAGTCATCTGGGATCCATACCGAAATTTCGATCTTCAGGTAATTCGACTTCGGTCTCGGCTTTGGGCTTCGGCCTTGAGCTTACATGGAGGCCTAGTAAGGTTCAGAAACGTGTAGTACTGAAAGTTTTtctctcctttattttttttattaaaaaattactaCTTGAAGAGGTTAGATTGCCATGTTTGAAAATTGAAAGTgaacaaaaaaaaggagaaaaactgAGTTAAGCTTTGCATTTGGTGTTTGAACTTGCAGCTAGAGTAGATCCCAGTAAAGATAATTGTACTGACACGCTACTCTCCGATTTATTTAGGTTACTAGTTTTTCTCCCGTGAAGACTAGAGATCACAGAACACACCCATAGCACCCCTCCCACACAcacaattctttttttttttttgttaacacCTGATATGCAAGGCTATCAGGTTTTTTTGGGCCGATGAACTATTCTGGGCCATCCCTGTTCCTTGGCAAACTTGCAGTGGCCGTGTATCAGAGTTAAAGGCGTGTTCCAGGACCAGGAGATCAACCCAATTCGATGGTCGAAGTCGAACAGGATCGATGTCCCGATTGAGGCTAGGTAGTATTTGGGCGTCAAGGCGGATTCCAGCCACAGCGATCCTCAACAACCCTTGACCAAGGTGAGGCGACGCTGAGTAGGGATAGAGGAATGGAAAGAGGAGAGGAAGGCGGCAGCAGGAGGAACTCTATACGAGATCTGTGTGGCTTTGCGAGCTTAGAGAGACGGAGGTTTAAAGGTGGTGATGGCATGCGTGCTTACCTCCTCAAGTCCTTCTAGCCTTCTGGGGATGTGTGACCGGTTATATTGGCATGGGCTAAGACAAATGTGCGAACAAAAGAGGGCACCTACGTTAGGTGGGTTGGGTAGGGCTGATGGGCCCACAGATGGCAGCCCATCTCTtatttccttctcttttcttttggctTTCTTTTCTAACTGTATGATAGATATTATTTACAATGAGGTATTGATTGGATGAATCGAAGTTGTGTTTCACATCGTTAATTTATCATCCTAAGGAGATATACCCCTTGTACCATATTTTTTAGATATCGATTCGTATCCCGATCTATTCTTCGATCCGATAGATCCGAATTTTTGGTAGCTATGATACGCACTAGCTAATCTCGTCTGCTCAGTAGGTATGCAGAAGGGCAGTACTAGCAATCTGGCACTAGCTAGCACCTAGCGGCCAACAAGCACAGAGCACGTCTGTTAATTGCCTTATTCCCGAATCGCTTACAAGCTACAAGTTGCAATTAGCAAAGCAAGTTGTCCTCAACCGCCTCGGCATGTGTAATATGTGGTGTCGACCGCGAAGCGCAAGCGGTAAGCCGGTAGGAGACACGGGCGTTTGGTGAGTGCAACAACCGGCAGCGTCTGCGATGTGCGAGCAGTCGAGGTGGCTGACGTCCTCGTACCGTGCGGCGCCGCGGCCGACGCGGCGCACGGTGCTATAAGCGCTGGTAGCACGTCGGCAGCTGGGCAGCATGCTGTCGCGGACTTGCGGCAACCAGCACACAACACGCGGCTCTCGCGGTCAAGGTGGCCGGGGCAGCGGCAGGAGCGGCGACCCTTGTGGCCCCCTTGAGATTCCGCTCAAGCCCCGCCGCTGCATAGCACAACCCCTCCTGCCGCTTAGACCTCCGTCTCCACCTCGGCCTTCGACCCACGCGCTCTCCGCTAGTTTCTCTGCTCCACGGCGCCTCATCTCATGCTCGCCTCCATCACTCCAGCGCGCCTTGCTGACCTTGGTCGTTGCACTCGCCGGCTCCAGCCAGCGCCCGCGCCACGCGTTGCTGCTACCTGGCCGTGCTATTTTCTCCGGCGCGACTGGAGCGAGGAGAATCGCCCGCGTCTAAGAATAAAGAGTGAATAAAATAATTGGAACTTTCTGGCCTCAAGGCTGGAACAGATTTTGCCATCAATCAGaatgattttgaatttggattggAGCAATTTTTTCTTGATCCTGTTGTCGAGGATGATCCCGAGGCAACTGTTAGACCATctttaatcatatattttttttattttgttctcttCCTAATTCCCTTCCTCgttcttattctttttattttctctcatctccaacagcttcacttcgagtgaaatcgcgaagggaaaggagagataatCCCGTTTTGAAGGAAATGATTCTAAAAATTTCATAGTGAAAAGAACTATGAAGAAAAACTGTTGAAAcgctgaaggaaacgaaaattcTTTCACGAGTGAATTTTGGCCCTCGAAAGAAAGCTGTTGGGGGCTAGCCTAAGGCGAAGGTTGGGAGCGCCGGCTAGGAGGTGTGTGCCGTGGGGTGCAGGTTGGGCCCAACAACTCAAACATAATGTGGGCCACGGGAGGGTGTTGTGGGCCGACGCAGGAGCGGAAGGTGTTTTGCGAAACTCGGATTATGGCCGCATGTGCACTCTATAGACGCCCGCTTTTTCCGGTATCCGGTTGTAACTTGGATAATTACTTTCTGTAATCTTACaatatagagagagaaaatagatTATAAGCATTTtcagaaataaatgcagtgTCATAGCGTTCGCAGGTGCAATTTGGAAAAGCATGACTGCATGCGTACTGAAGCATCAAATGTAGAACAATGGGGTAAGTATGACGTGTCCTTGTTTTTGTCTGATCCTGTCTAGGACACCGCTGCTTTGTAATGGTGGTGGTATCATGGACCAGTTGTAGTAGAGAGCAACTATTTCTAGACTTTACGTGATggcatcacaattcacaaacaAAAATAGCATAACACAGCAGTAGATAACAGGAGTCCGAAATATGTAAGTATCCGGAATTCTCCTACATCTTATAGTCTGAACAAACAACAAAGGTTACAACTGACTACAGAAGGATACACATGATCATAGATACACGCTACAGCCATCTAGCACAGAGAGATACGCATGATCTTACATACGCTACAACAATTAAAACCACTGATAACTACAGGCCTACAGCGGCCCAGAGTTCCATATATAAGATAACCTAGTGTATTTAGATACTTCAGTCTAGCACTCATGGAGGGTTAGGTGATCTGCAAGGCTGATCACAGCTCCGGCTGGGTGCGATAGGCAGCCTTTAGGAAGTTATCAAAGGGGCTGGCGGGTGGAAGCTTCACTGTGGAACATGGCTCTGATGACGTACGGTGAATGCTCTCAAAACCACAAGAATTTACCTGGACAAATGCAGATTGTGTGACAAACTAAGATAGAATAAGACTGGCAAATGTCTGTTTAAGTTAATCAATGAAGGTGGGGTGTGGCAGATGTTACggaacaaatattttaaaaaccaaACAACAGGGCAGACTCAAAAGAAACTAGGTGATTCTCAATTTTGGTCCGGCCTTATAAAAGTTAAGAGGTCAATTCCTAAATCTAGGCACCTATCATTTAAATGATGGTAGCCAGATTTGTTTTTGGAAGATAGATGGATGGGAACCACTTAAAGATCTATATCTATCAATATACAACATTGTACACAAAAAACATACAACAATCGTCAATGTGATGAATTATGTTCCGTTAAATGTATCCTTCCAAAGAGCGTTAGTGTATAATATTTAGCAGCATGGCATAATTTAGTAGCAAAGGCTCATGTACAGTTAAATAATAGTATGGATGTATTCAGATGGGGTCAACACATCAGAGTGGCCAATCTCAGTCCAATCGATGTATAAGGCCTTAATAAACAATGGTGTGTCTAATATAAataagagtaaatttcaaaaacctacaactattttgacacatgttatTAAAAAACTACGTCTAGTGCTCATTTTTCAAAAACCTACAATTATTTTGACACaggttaaaaaaaactacaattttctCACCGTGAACCCACCTATCATTTTCGGGCAACAAGTGAGCCCACAGTTAATCCTTCTATTATATGCCATAAAGAATGACGGATGGGCTCACAGTGAAAAGGTTGTAGTTTTTAataacatgtgtcaaaatagttgtaggtttttaaaTTTACTCTATAAATAAAGAAGTTTGGAAGATGAAACTGCcattgaaaattaaaaatttatgtgGTACTTAAAGAGGTGTCATACTAACTAAAAATAACTTAGTAAGAAGAAATTGGAATAGAAgtacaataaatttttgtaaCAAAGATGAAACCATTCaatatcttttcttctttgaatGTCACTTTGTAAGTTCCTTTGGAGAGTAGTCCACATTGCTTTTAATTTAGAGCCATCTAGTAGGATAAACGAATTGTTCGGAGTATGGCTTACAAGTGTGGGTTCTAAACTTAAATCGCATTGTTATTCTGGGCTTTATGGCTTAATAAAAATAACATGGTTTTCGATAAAACACCAATGAAATCTTATATGCAAGTGATATACGGAGGAACATATTGGCTCCGCTTTTGGGCACTTCTACAGCAAAGTGAAGAGGACAAGGACATGATGCACCATGCTTTCTGTACATTAGAGATGACAGTTATGCAGATCTTCGTTATGCAGATCTTCGCATCACATGGATGGAGATTTAGTAATAGGATATGCTAATAATTTCTCTCATCCGAACTATGTGGGTGTTTATTTTATCATGTTATGTCATTTTTTTACATCATGGTTGTGTGATGCTATCAGCCTTATGGTTGCAAGTTTGTAATAATAATTTACGGTTTGATGTCTCATGGGTGGGGATGACAATTTATTCCGATTACCCGTTTACCCATGGGTAGGGTATAGAACTATGGATAGTATTTGGTACCCACAGGTACATTCGTGGGTAGAAAATACTACCCGACAGGTACGTGTATAGGTAAGACATACTTATACCCACGAAACTCGTATACTCGTATGGGTCTGACAAGTGAGCATTTTTCCAAACCCTAACATTTCACATCATATAAATACCCTAGTCACCATCTCTCTGTTGTTCAACCCCTCGCCCCCTGCGCCTCTACTCGATTGCGCCCCCACACTGCCCTGCTCCTCCCCATCACGTTGCCACGCGCTGGCCAACCTCGCCGCCCCAGGCAGGCCAGCCCCATTGCCCCGCGCAGCCCAGTCACATCGGCTAGCCCCGCCGCCTCGCCTCAAACCCCCGTCGCGCCGCCGCCATACACAGCCCCATTACGTCAGCTAGCCCTACCGCCCCGCCGCATCGCCCCACCACCCCGCGCAGCCCCGCCGCCTCGCGCCACCCCGTGGGTAAACGGGTTTACCCGCTGGCGATGGGTTTGGAGTCGGCTCTTCGCACACGAGTGTTTGCGGGCATACCCACGGGGGTAAAAACCAGCAGGTACAGGTATGGGTTAGCACTACCCGTACCCGCCATATCCGATTGCCATCTCTACCCATGGGGCTGAAACTGGGATTTTGTTCCATTATCTAAAGAAGACTGGCAACATACAAGCAGACATGTCTGGCGGTTTGTCAATCTTCGTACCTTTGGAATAATGGAATGATGGGCAATGGGAAGACTTGGCATAGGATTGTCTTGAGTCGATTCGTGGCCATTGACAAGCCAGCTTGATAGCTTCTTCCTAGTGCCCAATCCTAGGGCTTCGCATTGACTAGTCATTGTACCGTACGGAAGGGGTGAGGTTGAAACAGATGCACCTGCGACCTGACCAGCCACATGTAGCGCCTGATAACAGAAAAAAAAGTACTGAGAAACTGGTACAAAATTCCAATAATGAACAACAATTTTTGCTATATGTATGGCCCAGTAGCCCACTCCATCACGTGATATAATATTATGATGGCATGATAAGAGGtaagaaggaaaaaaactatGCAATGATGGCAAGTTGCCACAAATTCGCATGATTAGTGAAGATCTCAGCTAGCTGAACAACAAGCCAACTGAATTTCAAGAAGATAAGTACTTACCGATTCCAGCAATTGACCAACACCTAAGACATGGGGAACAGATTGTGGTAGAGTAATCTTTGAGATGAAGCTAGCAGTGTTGGTAATTGGTGACTCGTGCAAGCCACAGTCTACTGAAGAGGTTCTAGAACACTCCTACAATGCAAAAGGACACGTAAGGCGAACTAAAAATAGTATTTTCATGATGGAAGGAACAATTACAATGTACGAGAGTGCCTCCATCCAATTAATCGAAAGGGTACCATTTAATGTAAGTGACCTACCTCATCAAAAGAAAGGGATTCATCAGAAAATGCCTGCAAATGAAAGTTAGCCCAATCAAGTGCTGAACTTGACCCAAATAAGGGCACTTCTTCAGGTGTGAACATCTCAGTGAGCTCCTTTGCTAGTACATCCTTGCCCATCTAGAATGGAATTccaagaaaaatagaaaattgtAAATTACCTTCACTTTCAACAGCATGTGACCTCAGTAAGATCATAACATGCAATGTCAACAGCAAACATATGGCAAAATCACACCAGTCTCATACAGGACTAACCTCAGTGAAACTAGAAAGTGCAGAAGCGGTAACATCAAGTACGCGCTGATCATTAATCCCCACTTTCGTCCTGCAGTCAGAAAGTATGGATTTGGCACCTTCTTGATCGCTTTCAGAACCATAGTTGCCTAGATCTGATTGCAGCCTTACATAGAGTTGCAAGTCTTCACCAATTCTTAGGTAAGGGTCAATCTGCCAAATATTCAGAACACATTTCACTAAACAGTCCTGAAATGTGATTACATTTCTATTTGCTAAATAGCACATAAGCAATATCTGGTACTCAGTGGGGAAATGTGGacaaagaaaaaacatgaaaaCTGCCATCAAAGATAGGTACACTTAGGAACGGTAGTGCTAATAACGCCCCTAAACCAGGTCTGTGAGACACAGGTAAGACCAAGACATACACATGATTTGTAGATTCTTCTTTCTACTTCTGTTGCGACCTTGTCCTTATGGGAAGAGTAGGGGTGGGATCATTTCTCCTCTTCCCCACAAAAGTTTGTTCGTTGCAAGTAgacaaattttaatttttgtaaCTATTTCACGTGGAAGGACATAGTAATATCTGATCACATGTGTTATAACTTACATTGGAAGATGTAAAACACCTTAGCAAGTCTGCAAGTTCAGTAATATGAAAGACTTTTCCAGCAAAAGCCAGCATACTCGTTGCTAAGATAAAAATTGACCGTTGGCAAGAAGCAGGTAGGACTCCTGGAAAAATTGCACAAACAAAGGCATGTGACTTACGTAATAAAAGGAAAGGCCAATAAGGACGTTTGAGAAAACCATAAATTTCATGATGCAGATCATACCATTAGGGGTTAGAGCAATACTCCGAAGGGACAGTGGCAACTGGAAAAACTGGATGATATTACTGTGGCTTGAATTCTGCAGCATCAAAAACGTTATTTCCATAAGGACAAAATAACTTCGTCATAAATATGAGGATTTCCACTGCAAATGCAAGGATACCTTTTGCAGTTCAAAAATGAGACGACTGACATGGCTAGTGACTCTTGAAAGAAGGAAGAGATTGGAAGAATTCCACGGATGATTCTtttacacacacacatatatacacatacacatatatatacatatacacaaacatatatatacatatatatacacacacagaTTATGCAGGTAATTACACCTAATTACAGCAGAATCAATCTAGCTAAAAAAGGCAGCTAACAATCTGTCATAATGGGCACGATTAATGGCAGAATCAATCTGCCATAATGACCATATCAGCGTAATGGCAGAATCAATCTCCCATCTCACGCCATAGTGTCCATATCAGGAAGATATTTTCCAACAACCCCCCGTAATGTCAACCAGGAGCGGAGCGGAGCGGATGTTGAGACTGGACCGAAAGTCGGTGAAGATGGCATTCGGCAGCCCCTTGGTGAAAATATCCGCATAATGAAGGGAGGTTGGAAGGTGAAGGACGCAAACTTCGCCAAGAGCAATGAGCGCACGAACTAAGTGTCGATTGATCTCCACATGTTTGGTGCGTTGGTGTTGCACCGGATTTGTGAAGAGATACATGGCACTGATGTTGTTGCAATAGACAATGGTGGCCTTCTTGAGAGGTCGACGGAGTTCGGCGAGAAATTGTCACAGCTAGCATGCTTCAACAAAAACATTGGTCACTCTGTGGTACTCGGCTTCAGCGCTAGAGCAAGACACTGTGTTGCCCGTTTGGAGGACCATGGGATGAGGTTGTCGCCGAGGAAAGACACAGAAGCCAGAGGAGCCGCGGGACAGTTGAAGTTCATGTCCCAATACCTTTCATGTAcctcaaaattattttaatGAGGGGAAGTGTTGTCCACGGGGATCATGCATATGGAAGCATACTTGTTGCACCGCATGAGTGATGTCGGGGCTAGTGAGGGTGAGGTATATTGTAAGGCACCAGCAAGGCTCCAATAAAGTGTGGGATTAGACACTGGATTGCTGATTGTAGATGATAACTTGGAGCGAACCTAAATGGGGGTGGCGCATCGGTTGCACTGAGTCATCTTGGCACGCTTTA of Phragmites australis chromosome 3, lpPhrAust1.1, whole genome shotgun sequence contains these proteins:
- the LOC133912352 gene encoding ATP-dependent Clp protease proteolytic subunit 5, chloroplastic-like, which encodes MATTAAASSSLTAPLLRPNTNTTPTPKSFPFRRNRRCARAVTAAASVRGARPYGAAQRHGIWSIRDDLVVPRSPYFPVEYAAGQERGPSPMVMERFQSVVSQLFQHRIIRCGGPVEDDMANIIVAQLLYLDAINPTKDIIMYVNSPGGSVTAGMAIFDTMKHIRPDVSTVCIGLAASMGAFLLSAGTKGKRYSLPNSRIMIHQPLGGAQGQETDLEIQANEMLHHKANLNGYLAYHTGQPLDKINVDTDRDYFMSAKEAKEYGLIDGVIMNPLKALQPLPASS